The Bacteroidota bacterium genome includes the window ACAATCCGCCGGAATCCGATCTGTTTTGCGTTGAGCGCGACTGTCATCGCGGTCAGTCCGGAGCTTGCGTTCCATCCCTTGGTCTGAACGATTCCGCTCTGGGCGTCGATACCGAGGATCACTTTGCTCGGCCCGAATTTTTCGATGATGAGCTTCGCCTCGTCCGGGTTTTCGATGAGCATCGTCCCGATCACGACGCGGTAGGCTCCGCCGTCGAGGGCCTTCTTGACTTCGTCGAACGTCCGCATGCCGCCGCCGACCGAGACGGGGATATCTACGCTCTTCACCATCTGCGCGATTGCGTTGAAGTTCACCAGCCGTCCGCCGATTGCGCCGTCGATATCGGTGACGTGGAGGGCCTTGGCATTTTCCTTCCGCCAGAGTTTCGCGATCTCTACGGGGTCGTCCGAGCTGATCGAGCCGTCCATTCCAACGACCCTCCGGACGCACTTACCGTTCCTGATTTCTATCGCGGGGATAAGAAGAAGCATGGTTTTTGATCAGTGAATAGTTCAAAATGCACAAAATTCAACTGAAATTCAAACCATGCGGGCACGTGGTGCTGGCCGAGATCCGATGCCTCGGGCTTGGTAGCCGCAGCCTTTGGGCTGCGTTCTTTTCTCTCGTTCCCACGCTCTGCGTGCGAACGCATATGGCGGCGCTCCGCGCCGCAACCAAAAGGGAACCCTATCTGATCAGGATGACCTTCCTGCTCGCCCTAAAGAGCTCTTTCCCCGATCGATCACTGACAACAATTCTCATGAAGTATATTCCGCTCGCCCGGGCACCGGCATCCCACGTCCTCTGGTAAGAACCAGCCCCCTGATCCTCATCCACGAGACGTGCGACTTCTCTTCCCGCGGGATCGTACACAGCAAGCGCCACATGCCCTTCTCGGGCAATCTCATAGTTGATCGTGGTTTGTGGGTTGAACGGATTCGGATGGCCTTCGC containing:
- a CDS encoding 1-(5-phosphoribosyl)-5-[(5-phosphoribosylamino)methylideneamino] imidazole-4-carboxamide isomerase, with amino-acid sequence MLLLIPAIEIRNGKCVRRVVGMDGSISSDDPVEIAKLWRKENAKALHVTDIDGAIGGRLVNFNAIAQMVKSVDIPVSVGGGMRTFDEVKKALDGGAYRVVIGTMLIENPDEAKLIIEKFGPSKVILGIDAQSGIVQTKGWNASSGLTAMTVALNAKQIGFRRIVYRDILVEGEKREPHLTALRDLAEKTGMRVTASGGISNLQDLLRLQELEPYGVDSVIVGRALYENSFACQALWRFCEAGNFPYTAKV